A genomic region of Anopheles coustani chromosome 3, idAnoCousDA_361_x.2, whole genome shotgun sequence contains the following coding sequences:
- the LOC131269048 gene encoding fibroblast growth factor receptor-like gives MTHADREDNTDTGEWQLRTTDLISWASQVANGMDYLSSKNILHGDLAARNVLLYSLKVIKISDFGLSRKLERGIYIKSSDSPLPYKWLALECFTNHTFSVKTDVWAFGVFLWELFSLGAMPYPGVTDGRQLLTMLQNAYRLENPVHSNKELYDLMLSCWYVAPHRRPDFRELASVFNAMLPMELRDVS, from the coding sequence ATGACACATGCAGATCGAGAGGACAACACTGATACTGGCGAGTGGCAGTTGAGGACTACAGATCTCATTAGCTGGGCCTCACAGGTGGCGAACGGTATGGACTATCTTTCATCCAAAAACATTCTGCACGGTGATCTTGCGGCCCGGAATGTGCTTCTCTACTCTCTGAAGGTGATCAAGATAAGTGACTTTGGTTTATCGCGAAAGCTGGAACGAGGCATATACATTAAATCAAGCGATAGTCCCCTTCCATACAAATGGCTCGCCTTGGAGTGCTTCACAAATCACACCTTCAGCGTAAAGACCGACGTCTGGGCATTTGGAGTGTTCTTGTGGGAGCTGTTTTCGCTTGGTGCAATGCCTTATCCAGGTGTTACAGATGGTAGGCAGCTGTTGACTATGCTGCAAAATGCGTATCGTTTGGAAAATCCAGTTCACAGCAACAAGGAGCTGTACGACCTAATGCTGTCGTGTTGGTACGTCGCTCCGCATCGTAGACCGGACTTTAGAGAATTGGCCTCGGTATTTAACGCAATGCTGCCCATGGAGTTGCGTGATGTAAGTTGA
- the LOC131272877 gene encoding protein suppressor of sable translates to MSDPEDLEDGEIEDDDDDVVQPEDPPLVQPTPSDYKDFDPDQLENQEPGSKESSGREQPANKSGSQRVKPAPVVDDWATRVENAIANALIKDGVQPPMPTSVSHHGDGEEDPGTPSGGRKSKKRKKSSRGTGGGDGSQQQQQQQHQHHHQHHHHHHPPHSKQQRLDEQDDDGQMDYEYEMVNVRGSSPQDNAPHGHHGTRDSGVSESEEDDAHYSSDESRDRGDAHFRGKSRGGDHRDRDREREREREREREYNRKKRKQARQRSNGKTSRDGRKRKRDDSDDEKHRPTGPRKMELCKFYLMDCCAKREKCLYMHKDFPCKYYYLGMKCREKDKCLFSHGEPLPDDLRAILLKHLETAPQEILGDFQRISRDSAIGMLNSTHRKLLERYGKAPGDGGGSKIPSLLDVPTVQPVSGSNHAANQKYRKSRWTGDNGGPALDGETLDLLKQLKDVISPRQAQDLEHMGIRTLDEISQLTVAQLNELGLSITQIHDLQVRAMNVQKNREAKNSSSSAGNSQVDSGMVDSMENATPSGLEDVDLRKMPPAVDIGTPEVGGGSRDVDMRLFPPVEPLKQSPKANTDNTALTNAPSSSEPILQGSSHPLLLKTPTVDYSQYIKDSNLSEDLDAVAADTSLLNEDDDVDDDDDDENHLKINIEEEEEEEKKDPTGESTRDPYGTLKRTDSEEDHDTVEKPAPILLPPLVPPKIDYAQGLGDILMYGSLDKTSAKSLGGGDGFSPRSHHRSPSPAKDDGGTTTSTRSALLQDAWTPSMADSPSSTTSSSQQSKASRTKSDQGGSKGGSSSGDRQRRMGSSSIYDWYDSDNVPSSPDGPSSPVGGSSFGYGAGGYGKLGTLDLDDGDSYARGSEGPGELGFPFKSMMANYVPATEIDGSIGSHAPILYKVYVVDVPKPNFKTIRRTIARPVPAKDRPTDPRLRRLFGIQSDEDEADDGTSSDAGIKSPDGSTPGASPLYNNPPTMPAALIVPPTCSASSVPQASANKLVSSGPRVDPRKRHAEKQQQQQLEAQQQSQQQPGSAGGGAGSAFGSSPQIDVQVILQKSAWYKDLGSKHKIMVNQQLAILSTEMKKFHNSDRSTERLSEFMHFLGTSNMLQHILTCLNVFVDDSVTFCEVPVVPNLPPPNHLAPLPMVPHIPPPGMPPAVPLHVPPPLGVQGPMSLPPPLPTQTQQPPMFGHGNKGPFGRPPMQDQPPPPMVGRPGLLGVSPNMPFEQFLAMGNVNKGGEHPGGNVVGGPLPPAWTQGNNNGGNNNGNNMRNMRNNNRIGHNFRNNNDRWNHNNGGGPGGGGGPPMMMGGNNNGGAGGPGGNNRRNNNNRRKK, encoded by the exons atgagcgATCCAGAGGATCTAGAAGACGGAGAGATcgaagatgacgatgacgatgtggTGCAACCGGAAGATCCTCCGCTGGTTCAACCGACACCTTCCGATTACAAGGATTTCGATCCAGATCAGCTGGAAAATCAAGAGCCGGGTAGCAAAGAGTCGTCGGGTAGAGAACAGCCGGCGAATAAATCCGGTAGCCAACGGGTAAAGCCCGCGCCGGTGGTGGACGACTGGGCAACACGGGTAGAGAATGCGATTGCAAATGCTCTAATTAAGGACGGCGTGCAACCACCGATGCCCACGTCCGTTAGCCATCACGGTGATGGCGAAGAAGACCCAGGTACACCCAGTGGTGGGCGTAAATcgaagaaaaggaagaaatcgtCCCGGGGTACTGGAGGAGGGGATGGgtcgcaacaacagcaacagcaacaacatcagcaccaccatcagcatcatcatcaccatcatccacCGCATAGCAAACAACAACGGTTGGACGAGCAGGATGACGATGGACAGATGGACTACGAGTACGAGATGGTAAACGTGCGGGGCAGTAGCCCGCAGGACAATGCACCCCATGGTCATCATGGAACTAGGGATTCGGGGGTGTCCGAGTCGGAGGAAGACGATGCACACTACTCGTCCGATGAGTCGCGCGATCGCGGCGATGCACACTTCCGGGGGAAATCGCGTGGAGGAGACCATCGTGACCGGGATCGGGAACGAGAGCGCGAACGGGAGCGCGAGCGGGAGTACAACCGGAAGAAGCGTAAACAAGCACGCCAGCGAAGCAACGGCAAAACGAGTCGCGATGGCCGAAAGCGAAAACGGGACGATTCGGAT gaTGAGAAACATCGTCCGACCGGTCCGCGAAAGATGGAACTGTGTAAATTCTACCTAATGGACTGTTGCGCGAAGCGGGAAAAATGTCTCTACATGCACAAAGACTTCCCGTGCAAATACTACTACCTGGGCATGAAATGTAGGGAAAAGGACAAGTGTCTCTTCAGCCATGGCGAGCCACTTCCAGACGATCTGAGAGCGATACTTCTAAAGCATCTGGAAACGGCCCCGCAGGAAATTCTGGGTGATTTTCAGCGCATCAGCCGGGACAGCGCGATCGGTATGCTGAACTCAACCCACCGGAAACTACTCGAACGGTACGGGAAAGCAccgggtgatggtggtgggtcAAAAATCCCCTCCCTACTGGACGTACCAACCGTACAACCGGTGTCGGGGTCTAATCACGCAGCCAATCAGAAATATCGCAAGTCTCGCTGGACGGGAGATAACGGTGGGCCGGCGCTCGATGGGGAAACGCTTGATCTACTGAAGCAGCTAAAGGATGTCATCAGCCCTCGGCAGGCGCAGGATCTCGAGCATATGGGGATACGAACGTTGGACGAGATCAGTCAGCTCACGGTGGCGCAACTGAACGAGTTGGGCTTAAGTATCACGCAAATACACGACCTGCAGGTGCGCGCAATGAACGTGCAAAAGAACCGGGAGGCTAAGAACTCTTCTTCCAGCGCCGGCAATAGCCAGGTGGATAGTGGAATGGTCGATAGCATGGAAAACGCTACACCAAGCGGTTTAGAAGATGTTGATTTACGAAAAATGCCTCCAGCAGTAGACATCGGTACCCCTGAGGTTGGTGGAGGAAGTCGAGATGTTGATATGAGATTATTTCCTCCCGTGGAACCGTTAAAACAATCCCCTAAAGCCAACACTGATAATACTGCTCTCACTAATGCGCCAAGTAGTAGTGAGCCGATATTGCAGGGCAGCAGTCATCCCCTTCTACTGAAAACGCCAACCGTTGACTACTCGCAGTACATCAAGGACTCGAACCTAAGCGAAGATCTGGACGCGGTGGCGGCCGATACGAGCCTGCTgaacgaggacgacgacgtcgacgacgatgatgacgacgagaACCACTTGAAGATCAACAtcgaggaagaagaggaggaagagaagaaagaCCCAACCGGGGAAAGCACGCGCGATCCCTACGGGACGCTGAAGCGAACCGATTCCGAAGAGGATCACGATACGGTCGAAAAACCTGCCCCCATCCTTTTGCCACCCTTGGTGCCACCGAAGATCGACTATGCGCAAGGGCTGGGAGATATTCTCATGTACGGAAGTTTGGACAAAACATCCGCCAAATCGCTCGGAGGTGGTGATGGATTCTCACCTCGATCGCACCATCGATCACCGTCACCCGCCAAGGACGACGGAGGTACAACGACCAGCACCAGGTCGGCGCTTCTCCAGGACGCTTGGACACCGTCGATGGCGGACTCACCGAGCAGCACGACCTCTTCCAGCCAGCAGTCCAAAGCTTCCCGCACGAAATCGGACCAAGGTGGATCAAAAGGTGGATCGTCCTCAGGCGATCGCCAGCGTAGGATGGGTTCTTCTTCAATCTACGATTGGTACGATTCAGATAACGTACCCTCGTCACCGGATGGGCCTAGCTCCCCGGTGGGCGGTTCGTCCTTCGGTTACGGTGCAGGGGGTTACGGTAAGCTCGGTACGTTAGACCTGGACGATGGTGACTCGTATGCGAGGGGCTCCGAAGGGCCTGGAGAATTAGGGTTCCCGTTCAAATCCATGATGGCCAACTATGTACCGGCGACCGAAATCGATGGATCGATTGGTTCGCATGCCCCCATTCTGTATAAG GTTTACGTAGTCGATGTTCCGAAGCCAAACTTCAAAACCATCCGAAGAACAATCGCACGACCAGTGCCGGCCAaggaccgaccgaccgatccGCGGTTACGGAGGTTATTCGGTATTCAAAGCGACGAAGATGAGGCCGATGATGGTACGAGCAGTGACGCCGGTATCAAATCCCCCGATGGATCGACTCCCGGTGCCTCGCCGCTGTATAACAATCCTCCCACGATGCCAGCGGCTCTCATCGTTCCTCCCACATGTAGTGCTTCCTCAGTCCCTCAGGCGTCAGCAAACAAACTGGTCAGCAGTGGTCCCCGTGTAGATCCAAGGAAGCGGCACGCcgaaaagcagcagcagcagcagttggaAGCGCAACAGCAGTCCCAGCAGCAGCCAGGTTCCGCCGGCGGTGGTGCTGGTTCCGCGTTCGGTTCATCGCCTCAGATCGATGTGCAAGTGATCCTCCAAAAGTCGGCCTGGTACAAGGATCTTGGCTCGAAGCACAAGATTATGGTGAACCAGCAGCTGGCCATCCTGTCGACGGAGATGAAAAAGTTCCACAACTCGGACCGGTCGACGGAGCGGTTGAGCGAGTTTATGCACTTTCTCGGAACGAGCAACATGCTGCAGCACATCCTCACCTGTCTGAACGTGTTCGTGGACGACTCGGTGACCTTCTGCGAGGTCCCGGTCGTACCGAACCTGCCGCCGCCGAATCACCTAGCGCCGCTACCGATGGTGCCACACATTCCGCCACCGGGCATGCCGCCAGCGGTTCCACTGCACGTGCCCCCACCGTTGGGTGTCCAGGGGCCGATGTCACTTCCACCACCGCTTCCGACCCAAACGCAGCAGCCCCCAATGTTCGGTCACGGTAACAAGGGCCCCTTCGGGCGACCACCGATGCAGGACCAACCACCACCGCCCATGGTGGGCCGGCCCGGCCTACTCGGCGTTTCGCCCAACATGCCCTTCGAGCAGTTCCTTGCCATGGGCAACGTCAACAAGGGTGGCGAGCATCCGGGTGGCAACGTTGTTGGTGGGCCGCTGCCTCCAGCGTGGACGCAAGGTAACAATAATGGTGGGAACAATAATGGCAATAACATGAGAAACATGCGGAATAACAACCGCATCGGGCACAACTTCCGTAACAATAACGATCGATGGAACCACAACAATGGGGGCGGaccaggtggtggtggtggtccgcCGATGATGATGGGAGGAAACAATAACGGTGGCGCCGGTGGCCCGGGCGGAAATAATCGACGGAACAACAACAATCGACGGAAAAAGTAG